The Juglans microcarpa x Juglans regia isolate MS1-56 chromosome 2D, Jm3101_v1.0, whole genome shotgun sequence DNA window AAGAGAAAATCTTGCGAAGCTTCTTCAACTGGTACTATGTTTCCATTGGAGTCTCGGTAACACTTTCAATGACAATTATAGTTTATATTCAACAAGCAGCAGGTTGGGTCGTGGGTTTCGGAATTCCTGTAGGGCTCATGTTCTTCTCTGCTGTTATGTTTTTGTTGGGTTCTTCACTTTATATCGTAGCAAGTGCAAACAAGAGCTTGTTTACCGGATTGGCCCAAGTGGCTGTGGCAGCTTGGAGAAACAAGCACCTTACCTTGCCACCAAAGACTTCTGATGAATTATGGTACAATCACAAGGGTTCAAACCTTCTTTCCCCAACAGATAAGCTAAGGTATAACTATATAAGATCACATATATCCAATTTAACATGACCATGTCTTCTGCTTTTATCGTGCATTGGAAGTAATAACACCGATACCTTTTTATGCTAACTGATATGTAAGGCTTTCTTTCACCTCAGTAGTGAATTGAATGTATCAATAAAcgaattttcaaatatattcttCTATTAACAAGCCTTAGAGCCCCAAAATCACTTTTTGGAGATTCTTTAGGTTTCTAAACAAGGCCTGCATCATTGGATGTCCTGCAAAGGATGTGGATTCAGATGGCTTGGCTTTGAACCCATGGAGTCTATGCACAGCTACCCAAGTAGAAGAGCTGAAAGCACTAATCAAAGTTCTCCCAATTTGGTCCACCAGCATAATGGTCGCTGTGACACTAAACCAACATGTATTTTCCATCCTCCAAGCGAGCACCATGGACAGACGCTTCATAAAAGACTTCAAAATCCCACCAGCCTCCTACAGCGTCTTTGGAATCCTTAGCATGGCAGCAACGGCGGCCATCTACGATACAGTTTTGGTTCCCTTGCTATCAAAGGTCACCAAACGGCGGCGTGGGCTTAGCCTCAAAGCACGGATGGGGGTTGGAGTGGCACTCACATGCGTGGCAACTGCAGTTTCAGCAATAGTAGAGACCAAACGCAGAAATGAAGCAATCAGAGAAGGGTTAGCCAATAGTCCTCTTGCGTTAGTGAACATGTCTGCAATGTGGCTGGTGCCACAACACTGCCTGCATGGAGTTGCTGAGGCCTTCAACATAATTGGGCAAATAGAGTTTTATTATTCTCAGTTCCCTGAGAGCATGAGTAG harbors:
- the LOC121251103 gene encoding LOW QUALITY PROTEIN: protein NRT1/ PTR FAMILY 1.2-like (The sequence of the model RefSeq protein was modified relative to this genomic sequence to represent the inferred CDS: inserted 1 base in 1 codon), coding for MENSSEQMEMKAAKTNQQRVTSKKGGLRTMPFIIANETFEKVATIGLHMNMIIYLITEYHLDSDTGASVLFLWSAISNFMPVFGAFLSDSYLGRFRVIAYGTVISLLGLTLLWLTAIIPKARPPYCDLKLGNCEPPKSSQLALLYSSFILMSIGAGGIRPCSIAFGADQFNEVDSLTKEKILRSFFNWYYVSIGVSVTLSMTIIVYIQQAAGWVVGFGIPVGLMFFSAVMFLLGSSLYIVASANKSLFTGLAQVAVAAWRNKHLTLPPKTSDELWYNHKGSNLLSPTDKLRFLNKACIIGCPAKDVDSDGLALNPWSLCTATQVEELKALIKVLPIWSTSIMVAVTLNQHVFSILQASTMDRRFIKDFKIPPASYSVFGILSMAATAAIYDTVLVPLLSKVTKRRRGLSLKARMGVGVALTCVATAVSAIVETKRRNEAIREGLANSPLALVNMSAMWLVPQHCLHGVAEAFNIIGQIEFYYSQFPESMSSIAMALVSVGFGVGNLVASLTVTIVSAVTKKGXKVSWVSKNLNMGHYDYYYWLLTIFSVVNVFYYILCSWLYGSEDKDELDNGMKEEDMAKSKSSSPHVEPKYV